From Propionispora vibrioides, the proteins below share one genomic window:
- a CDS encoding SDR family NAD(P)-dependent oxidoreductase produces MPTYQPLNTDKTYLITGAAGFIGYFLSRKLLTQGCRVIGIDNINDYYDVKLKYTRLEELKAFSKFVFVEGDISDKTAVSQVFEKYKPDIVVNLAAQAGVRYSLENPDAYIQSNVVGFFHILEACRFHSVEHLVYASSSSVYGANKKVPFEEADSVDHPVSLYAATKKSNELMAYTYSHLYHIPATGLRFFTVYGPLGRPDMAYFGFAQKYFAGEAIQVFNNGDLANDLYRDFTYIDDIVEGIERLLANPPDGKNAALHRVFNIGNNQPEKLMVFITTLEKCLSKSMGKEVVFKKKFEPMKPGDVPATYASTDLLYQAIGFKPATTIEEGLQKFTDWYCKYYQIR; encoded by the coding sequence ATGCCAACATACCAACCATTAAATACAGATAAAACGTATCTAATTACTGGCGCGGCAGGATTTATCGGATATTTTTTATCCCGGAAACTGCTGACGCAAGGCTGCCGGGTAATCGGCATTGACAATATCAATGATTACTACGATGTTAAACTAAAGTATACTCGCCTGGAAGAACTAAAAGCTTTTAGTAAGTTTGTGTTTGTCGAGGGAGATATTTCCGACAAGACGGCAGTTTCTCAAGTATTTGAAAAATATAAGCCTGATATTGTAGTTAACCTGGCAGCTCAAGCCGGTGTGCGCTATTCTCTCGAAAATCCTGACGCCTATATCCAGAGCAATGTGGTAGGTTTTTTTCATATTCTTGAGGCCTGCCGGTTTCACTCGGTAGAACACCTTGTCTATGCATCGTCCAGTTCCGTTTATGGTGCAAATAAAAAGGTGCCCTTTGAGGAAGCGGATTCAGTCGATCATCCTGTTTCCCTCTATGCGGCGACTAAAAAGTCAAATGAGCTAATGGCCTACACCTACAGCCATCTGTACCATATTCCGGCGACCGGCCTTCGCTTTTTTACTGTCTATGGACCATTGGGCCGTCCGGATATGGCTTATTTTGGCTTTGCCCAAAAATATTTTGCCGGTGAAGCGATTCAGGTTTTTAACAATGGTGATTTAGCGAATGATCTCTACCGGGATTTTACGTATATTGATGATATTGTGGAAGGAATAGAACGGCTTTTGGCTAATCCACCTGATGGTAAAAATGCCGCACTGCATCGGGTTTTTAATATTGGTAATAACCAGCCGGAAAAGTTAATGGTGTTTATTACAACATTGGAAAAATGCCTGAGTAAGTCCATGGGCAAAGAGGTTGTATTTAAAAAGAAGTTTGAGCCGATGAAACCTGGCGATGTGCCTGCCACGTATGCTTCAACCGATTTATTGTATCAGGCCATAGGCTTTAAGCCAGCTACAACAATTGAGGAAGGTTTGCAAAAATTTACTGATTGGTATTGTAAATATTATCAAATAAGATAG
- a CDS encoding UDP-glucose dehydrogenase family protein, which yields MFKIAVAGTGYVGLVAGVCFAEVGHQVICVDIDDHKVKMMKQGISPIFEAGLEELMRKNYKAGRLDYTTDYVSAYKAADAIFIGVGTPEQPDGSANLSYIATVARQIAENIEKDCLVVVKSTVPVGTNDKVEQFINDFLVNDVKVEVASNPEFLAQGTAVYDTLHAKRIIIGTESKWAENMLMQIYEPFKLPIVSVNRRSAEMIKYASNDFLALKISYMNDIANLCELVGADIQDVAKGMSFDDRIGSKFLNAGIGYGGSCFPKDTKALEYLARQNGYEFRTVKAAIEVNADQKTLLFKKASRRLITFHGLKVAVLGLTFKPGTDDLREAPSLENIPLLLEQGADIYAYDPVGMDNFKRKYPEGAANGSGSITYVNGPEEALNGANVCFIFTEWGEIKAVKPAEYKAKMRTPLVYDGRNLYEVSTMKEAGVEYYSVGRK from the coding sequence ATGTTTAAAATAGCGGTGGCGGGAACCGGGTATGTGGGCCTGGTGGCAGGAGTTTGTTTCGCTGAGGTCGGTCATCAGGTAATTTGTGTTGATATTGACGATCATAAAGTAAAAATGATGAAGCAAGGAATTTCTCCTATTTTTGAAGCCGGACTGGAAGAATTAATGCGCAAGAATTATAAGGCAGGCAGACTGGATTACACCACAGACTATGTTTCAGCTTATAAAGCAGCCGACGCTATTTTTATCGGTGTGGGGACTCCCGAGCAGCCGGATGGTTCTGCTAATTTATCCTATATTGCAACGGTAGCAAGGCAGATTGCGGAAAACATTGAAAAAGATTGTCTGGTGGTAGTTAAATCCACTGTCCCTGTGGGAACGAATGACAAAGTGGAACAATTTATCAACGATTTTCTGGTGAATGATGTCAAGGTTGAAGTAGCGTCCAACCCTGAGTTTTTGGCGCAGGGAACTGCAGTGTATGACACCTTGCATGCAAAAAGGATTATTATCGGCACGGAAAGCAAGTGGGCTGAGAATATGCTCATGCAGATATATGAGCCGTTTAAGCTGCCGATCGTGTCTGTCAACCGGCGTTCGGCGGAAATGATTAAATATGCGTCCAATGATTTTCTGGCACTGAAAATTTCTTATATGAATGATATTGCCAACCTTTGCGAACTGGTGGGGGCCGATATTCAAGATGTTGCAAAAGGCATGAGTTTTGATGACCGTATTGGCAGTAAGTTCCTTAATGCGGGGATTGGTTATGGTGGTTCCTGTTTTCCTAAGGATACCAAGGCATTGGAATATCTGGCCCGGCAGAACGGGTATGAATTCCGGACAGTGAAGGCTGCCATTGAGGTTAATGCGGATCAAAAGACACTATTGTTTAAAAAGGCAAGTAGAAGACTCATTACCTTTCATGGATTGAAGGTAGCAGTTCTGGGCTTGACATTTAAACCGGGAACAGATGACCTGCGAGAGGCTCCTTCCTTGGAAAATATACCGTTATTACTGGAACAGGGAGCCGATATTTATGCCTATGATCCTGTTGGAATGGACAACTTTAAGCGGAAATACCCCGAAGGAGCAGCAAACGGCAGCGGCAGCATTACGTATGTCAATGGCCCGGAAGAAGCGCTAAATGGTGCCAATGTCTGCTTTATCTTTACTGAATGGGGTGAAATAAAGGCTGTTAAACCTGCAGAGTATAAGGCCAAGATGAGAACCCCTCTGGTTTATGATGGCAGAAACCTATATGAAGTTAGCACAATGAAGGAAGCCGGGGTAGAATATTATTCCGTTGGCAGGAAATAG